In Mycolicibacterium alvei, a single window of DNA contains:
- a CDS encoding MCE family protein, producing the protein MEPRPGERRLHPGWWTLIMLVTVVSMVFLIAALFTRSFNSAVPVTLTADRAGLVMESGSKVKMRGIQVGRVRTIDNGGDDFSLQLDIFPGQIKYIPANVGAQIQATTAFGAKFVELVYPADPSSQRLAAGAVIRSSNVSTEVNTVFQSLVDVIHQIDPSKLNAVLTAIGDAVRGKGERMGHAITDADQVLHSLNPRAETSRRDWKSLKGFADTYDAAADDIVTVLDAATTIGTSVVDNARALDSLLLNLAGFSASGINLLAPVTQSLVDAVDVTAPTTDLLLKYHPSFTCMLLGGKHFLDDGGYEMAGGNGKSLVVDSTLMLGDDPYRFPDNLPITGAKGGPGGKPGCGSLPVVSENWPQRQLITDTGWGTGLDLRPNPGIGFPGWANYFPVTRGVPEPPSLRNQGGPAPGPVPYPGAPPYGAQLYAPDGTPLYPGLPAAPPPGQPREPEPPPPGSEPFVTPVPAQLGPTLLPPPP; encoded by the coding sequence ATGGAACCCCGCCCCGGTGAACGCCGCCTGCATCCTGGCTGGTGGACATTGATCATGTTGGTGACCGTCGTGTCCATGGTGTTTCTGATCGCCGCGCTTTTCACCCGCAGCTTCAACAGCGCTGTGCCGGTTACCCTCACAGCTGACCGTGCCGGTCTGGTGATGGAGTCGGGCAGCAAGGTCAAGATGCGGGGAATCCAGGTCGGTAGGGTGCGGACAATCGACAACGGAGGCGACGATTTCAGCCTCCAGCTGGACATATTCCCCGGTCAAATCAAATACATCCCGGCCAACGTCGGGGCCCAGATTCAGGCCACCACCGCCTTCGGCGCTAAATTCGTCGAACTCGTCTACCCCGCCGATCCGAGCTCGCAGCGCCTGGCGGCCGGCGCGGTGATCCGCTCATCGAATGTCAGCACCGAAGTCAACACGGTCTTTCAAAGCCTCGTCGATGTCATTCACCAGATCGACCCGTCCAAACTCAACGCGGTGCTGACCGCGATCGGCGACGCCGTGCGCGGCAAAGGCGAGCGCATGGGTCACGCGATCACCGACGCCGACCAAGTCCTGCACTCCCTCAATCCGCGCGCCGAAACCTCGCGGCGGGATTGGAAGTCTCTCAAAGGATTTGCCGACACATACGACGCCGCCGCGGACGACATCGTGACCGTGCTGGATGCCGCAACCACCATCGGCACAAGCGTTGTCGACAACGCCAGAGCCCTCGACTCGCTGTTACTGAACCTCGCTGGCTTCTCCGCCAGCGGCATCAACCTGCTGGCTCCGGTCACCCAGTCGCTGGTCGACGCCGTCGATGTCACCGCGCCGACCACCGATCTGCTGCTGAAGTACCACCCGTCATTCACCTGCATGCTGTTGGGCGGCAAGCACTTCCTCGACGACGGTGGCTACGAGATGGCGGGTGGCAACGGAAAGTCGCTCGTCGTCGATTCCACGCTCATGCTCGGCGACGACCCCTATCGCTTTCCGGACAACCTGCCGATCACCGGCGCCAAGGGCGGCCCGGGCGGCAAGCCGGGGTGCGGCTCTCTGCCGGTCGTCTCCGAGAACTGGCCGCAGCGCCAGCTGATCACCGACACCGGCTGGGGCACCGGCCTGGACCTGCGCCCCAACCCGGGGATCGGCTTCCCCGGATGGGCCAACTACTTCCCGGTCACCCGGGGCGTGCCCGAACCGCCCAGTCTGCGTAACCAGGGTGGCCCCGCTCCGGGGCCGGTGCCATATCCCGGCGCACCGCCGTACGGTGCGCAGCTGTACGCCCCCGACGGAACCCCGCTGTACCCGGGTCTTCCCGCAGCGCCCCCACCGGGGCAGCCGCGCGAACCCGAACCCCCACCGCCCGGCTCGGAACCTTTCGTGACGCCAGTTCCGGCCCAGCTCGGACCGACCCTACTGCCGCCACCGCCCTGA
- a CDS encoding ABC transporter permease, with amino-acid sequence MLRRWADSWNNVGTQTQFCGTALRSTGDALIHYKTEIIRLIAQMSLGTGALAVIGGTVVIVGFLTMSTGALIAVQGYDSLANIGVEALTGFVSAFVNVRLIAPLTAGIALAATIGAGATAQIGAMRISEEIDALEVMGIRSIAYLASTRVIAGVVVVMPFYCVAVLSSFTAARLGTTVIYGQSAGVYDHYFNTFLNPLDLIWSFLQAVLMAIVIMLVHTYYGYTATGGPAGVGEAVGRAVRASLIAATYVCVGAALAIYGQSGNFTLSG; translated from the coding sequence ATGCTGCGCCGGTGGGCCGACAGCTGGAACAACGTCGGTACCCAAACCCAGTTCTGCGGAACGGCATTGCGGTCGACCGGCGACGCGCTCATCCACTATAAGACCGAGATCATCCGGTTGATCGCACAGATGAGTTTGGGCACCGGGGCGCTGGCGGTCATCGGCGGCACCGTCGTCATCGTCGGATTCCTGACCATGTCCACCGGAGCGTTGATCGCGGTACAGGGATACGACTCGCTGGCCAACATCGGGGTGGAGGCTCTCACCGGATTCGTTTCGGCGTTTGTAAATGTGCGCCTCATTGCGCCGTTGACGGCGGGCATTGCACTGGCCGCAACGATCGGTGCCGGGGCAACGGCCCAGATCGGCGCCATGCGAATCAGCGAGGAAATCGACGCCCTCGAGGTGATGGGCATCCGCTCGATCGCCTACCTGGCGTCGACCAGGGTGATCGCCGGGGTCGTTGTCGTCATGCCGTTCTATTGCGTGGCGGTGCTCAGCTCTTTCACGGCAGCCCGGCTGGGTACCACCGTCATCTATGGACAGTCAGCCGGCGTCTACGACCACTACTTCAACACCTTCCTCAATCCGCTTGATCTGATCTGGTCGTTTCTGCAGGCCGTGTTGATGGCGATCGTCATCATGCTCGTGCATACCTATTACGGCTACACCGCCACCGGCGGACCGGCCGGCGTCGGTGAAGCAGTCGGCCGGGCCGTGCGGGCCTCCCTGATCGCGGCCACCTACGTGTGTGTAGGTGCAGCACTGGCCATCTACGGCCAGTCCGGCAACTTCACCCTGTCCGGATAG
- a CDS encoding MlaE family ABC transporter permease has protein sequence MRELGSFFAMALDTMVLLFRPPFAWREFVLQAWFVTRVSLMPTLTLSIPFTVLTTFIFNILLAEFGAADFSGSGAAIGAVTQIGPIVTVLVIAGAGATAMCADLGSRTIREELDALRVLGINPVQRLVVPRVLAATVVALLLSSLVTLVGLSGGYLFSVYFQHVSPGAFIAGLPLVVGLSDVLVALVKAALFGFAAGMIACYKGISVGGGAAGVGNAVNEAVVFSFMALFFINVLATAVGVQVSK, from the coding sequence ATGCGTGAACTCGGCAGCTTCTTCGCCATGGCACTTGACACCATGGTGCTGCTCTTCCGGCCGCCGTTCGCATGGCGCGAATTCGTCCTACAAGCCTGGTTTGTCACGCGGGTGTCGCTCATGCCGACACTCACACTGTCGATACCGTTCACCGTCTTGACGACGTTCATCTTCAACATCTTGTTGGCCGAGTTCGGCGCGGCCGATTTCTCCGGCAGCGGTGCCGCGATCGGGGCGGTCACCCAAATCGGGCCGATTGTGACGGTGCTGGTTATCGCGGGGGCCGGCGCCACCGCAATGTGCGCCGACCTGGGTTCGCGCACCATTCGCGAGGAGCTCGACGCGCTTCGTGTGCTGGGGATCAACCCGGTGCAGCGGCTGGTGGTACCGCGGGTGCTGGCCGCTACGGTGGTCGCGCTGCTGCTGTCGTCGCTGGTGACCCTGGTCGGCCTCAGCGGTGGATACCTCTTTTCGGTGTATTTTCAGCATGTTTCGCCCGGAGCGTTTATCGCCGGACTCCCGCTCGTGGTGGGCCTCAGTGACGTGCTGGTGGCCCTGGTCAAGGCGGCGTTGTTCGGGTTCGCCGCCGGAATGATCGCCTGTTACAAGGGGATATCGGTCGGCGGTGGGGCCGCGGGAGTGGGGAACGCGGTCAACGAGGCCGTGGTGTTCTCGTTCATGGCGCTGTTCTTCATCAACGTGCTGGCCACCGCAGTCGGTGTGCAGGTGTCCAAATGA
- a CDS encoding amidohydrolase family protein, whose amino-acid sequence MLMAVVLTAAAAGPAMGSAVADPTQTRYSLVNGCYLIDTPTGPVAPAAGPYRMHATGLGEYLLYGRNQQLLNATLGSVNTLSTPSLTSVWQVDGSGATGFTLTNAATKLSGAVTFVPAAGCAEYPEADDGTTGMPGPSVAPDGSIVGTIDTHVHVTAYEFMGGNFHCGRPWHPLGAPYALPDCSQYRGGTNGLVASFLDYGEPFHATDTRGWPTFRDWPRPSVLSTEGTYWTSIERTWKAGLRMMTVDLVDNESLCMLMTSRRNQCNDMTSVRTQAASLRALQDYIDAQAGGPGQGFFRIVTDPASARRVAASGKLAVVLGMEVSDAMNCGVVLGVPKCGPGDVDRWLAELRNLGVSSFFPIHKFDNAFGGTKMDSDATGLLVNAGNFMQTGTFWNVQSCTGPEHDNTQPSVPLAGNINQFLARLVGPLIGGASLPLYAPGPHCNVRRLTAMGNYLINAMMDQGFLIEVDHLDEVTADEVMSIIERRQYPGVVSSHSWGSDRTIQRVYAVGGFATPYAGPAASAIGAWRQYRAMPRPSSDFGFGFGSDMNGLAPQGGPLGAGVVTYPFTSHDGQVTFDRERWGERTFDINTDGTATYGSYADWLEAIRVLGGPQIMTDMFNGAEVYLRLWERVRGG is encoded by the coding sequence GTGCTCATGGCAGTGGTGCTGACCGCCGCGGCGGCCGGGCCGGCCATGGGTTCGGCCGTCGCCGACCCCACCCAGACCCGCTACTCGCTGGTGAACGGGTGCTACCTGATCGACACCCCGACCGGACCGGTCGCACCGGCCGCCGGGCCCTACCGGATGCACGCAACCGGACTCGGTGAGTACCTCCTCTACGGCCGGAACCAGCAACTGCTCAACGCCACGCTAGGTTCGGTCAACACCCTCAGCACCCCGTCGCTGACCTCGGTGTGGCAGGTAGACGGTTCTGGCGCAACCGGTTTCACGCTCACCAACGCTGCAACCAAGCTCAGCGGAGCTGTCACCTTCGTGCCGGCGGCCGGGTGCGCGGAGTACCCCGAGGCTGACGACGGGACCACCGGCATGCCGGGGCCGAGCGTCGCCCCGGACGGGTCGATCGTCGGAACGATCGATACGCATGTGCACGTCACCGCCTACGAGTTCATGGGCGGTAACTTCCACTGCGGACGGCCCTGGCATCCCCTCGGCGCGCCCTACGCGCTGCCCGACTGTTCCCAGTACCGCGGCGGCACCAACGGCCTGGTCGCCAGTTTCCTCGACTACGGCGAACCGTTCCACGCCACCGACACTCGCGGTTGGCCGACCTTCCGCGACTGGCCCAGGCCGTCCGTGCTCAGCACCGAGGGCACCTACTGGACCAGTATCGAGCGGACCTGGAAAGCCGGCCTGCGCATGATGACCGTCGACCTGGTCGACAACGAATCACTGTGCATGCTGATGACCAGCCGTCGAAACCAATGCAACGACATGACTTCCGTGCGGACCCAGGCAGCGAGCCTGCGCGCACTGCAGGACTACATCGATGCCCAGGCCGGCGGGCCAGGGCAAGGGTTCTTCCGCATCGTCACCGATCCCGCCTCAGCGCGCCGGGTCGCCGCATCCGGCAAGCTCGCCGTGGTGCTCGGTATGGAAGTGTCCGACGCGATGAATTGCGGTGTGGTGCTGGGCGTGCCGAAATGCGGGCCGGGCGATGTCGACCGCTGGCTCGCAGAACTCCGGAATCTCGGTGTCAGTAGCTTCTTCCCGATCCACAAGTTCGACAACGCGTTCGGCGGCACCAAGATGGACAGCGATGCCACCGGCCTCTTGGTGAACGCGGGCAACTTCATGCAGACCGGCACATTCTGGAATGTCCAGTCCTGCACCGGTCCCGAACACGACAACACTCAGCCCTCGGTGCCGCTGGCCGGCAACATCAATCAATTCCTGGCCAGGCTCGTCGGACCCCTGATCGGCGGTGCATCGCTGCCGCTCTATGCCCCAGGGCCCCACTGCAACGTCCGCCGTCTGACAGCGATGGGCAATTACCTGATCAACGCCATGATGGACCAGGGCTTTCTCATCGAGGTCGACCACCTGGACGAGGTCACCGCCGACGAGGTCATGAGCATCATCGAACGGCGGCAGTATCCCGGCGTGGTGTCCTCGCACAGCTGGGGTTCAGATCGCACCATCCAACGTGTTTACGCCGTAGGCGGTTTCGCCACCCCGTACGCCGGTCCAGCCGCAAGCGCCATCGGCGCGTGGCGCCAATACCGGGCCATGCCGCGCCCGAGCTCGGACTTCGGTTTCGGCTTCGGTTCCGACATGAACGGCCTGGCACCCCAGGGCGGGCCACTCGGCGCCGGCGTCGTCACGTACCCGTTCACCTCACACGACGGTCAGGTGACATTCGACCGGGAACGTTGGGGCGAGCGCACTTTCGATATCAACACCGATGGCACCGCCACCTACGGCAGCTACGCGGACTGGCTCGAAGCGATCCGCGTCCTCGGCGGGCCGCAGATCATGACCGACATGTTCAACGGCGCGGAGGTCTACCTGCGGCTGTGGGAACGGGTGCGAGGCGGATAG
- the ppk2 gene encoding polyphosphate kinase 2, with protein sequence MTLDITGYTVRDDDDDDPVLLLEPGGEVVDTWRENYPYSDRMSRQEYEEQKRLLQIELLKLQKWSQGNGLRHVIVFEGRDAAGKGGTIKRFMEHLNPRGARVVALEKPTERERTQWYFQRYVQHLPAAGEIVLFDRSWYNRAGVERVMGYCSPRQHAEFIRQTPLFEQMLVNDGISLTKLWFSVTQSEQRTRFTIRQVDPVRQWKLSPTDLASLDKWDDYTAAKEDMFAWTDTETAPWTVVKSNDKKRARINAMRHVLGKFDYDNKDFEVVGHADPLIVGRALSD encoded by the coding sequence GTGACTCTGGACATCACCGGCTACACGGTCCGTGACGACGACGATGACGACCCCGTGCTGCTGCTGGAACCCGGCGGCGAAGTCGTGGACACCTGGCGGGAGAACTACCCGTACTCCGACCGCATGTCGCGCCAGGAGTACGAGGAGCAGAAGCGACTGCTGCAGATCGAACTGCTGAAGCTGCAGAAGTGGAGTCAGGGCAACGGGTTGCGGCACGTCATCGTCTTCGAGGGACGCGACGCCGCCGGCAAGGGCGGCACCATCAAGCGGTTCATGGAGCACCTCAACCCCCGCGGAGCCCGCGTCGTCGCACTGGAGAAACCCACCGAAAGAGAACGCACCCAGTGGTACTTCCAGCGCTACGTGCAGCACCTGCCTGCCGCCGGGGAGATCGTCCTGTTCGACCGCTCCTGGTACAACCGCGCCGGGGTGGAGCGGGTGATGGGCTACTGCTCGCCCAGGCAGCACGCCGAATTCATCCGTCAGACCCCGTTGTTCGAGCAGATGCTGGTCAACGACGGCATCAGCCTGACCAAGCTGTGGTTCTCCGTCACGCAATCCGAGCAGCGCACCCGGTTCACCATCCGCCAGGTCGACCCCGTGCGGCAGTGGAAACTCTCACCCACCGACCTCGCATCGTTGGACAAATGGGACGACTACACCGCGGCCAAGGAAGACATGTTCGCCTGGACCGACACCGAAACGGCGCCCTGGACCGTGGTCAAGAGCAACGACAAGAAACGCGCCCGGATCAACGCCATGCGCCACGTGCTCGGTAAGTTCGATTACGACAACAAGGATTTTGAGGTGGTCGGCCACGCCGATCCGCTGATCGTGGGGCGCGCGCTGTCGGACTGA
- a CDS encoding aldehyde dehydrogenase family protein, translating to MTATPDVDLTGEFTGSGTIHNPATGAVAGQVTWTDAADVPRIAAGLREAQKEWEARGAKGRAKVLSRYAVWLGDHRDEIEKLLIAETGKSAMDAAQEVPLLIMILSYYIKVVEKAMAPDSRPAPLPFLSIKKIAVHYRPRPVIGIIAPWNYPVANAMMDAIGALAAGCAVLLKPSERTPLTAEVLLRGWLDSGAPEVFALAQGARAVSEAVIDNSDYIQFTGSSATGAKVMERAARRLTPVSLELGGKDPMIVLEDADVDLAANAAVWGAMFNAGQTCVSVERVYALESVYDQFVAATVKAVENLKMGTGEGYHFGSQIDESQVAITERHVDAAVAAGAKALTGGKRPEGGGSFFEPTVLVDVDHSMACMTEETFGPTLPIMKVSSVEEAVRLANDSPYGLSASVFSKDVERAKAIALQLDCGAVNVNDVISNLMCTTAPMGGWKTSGIGARFGGVDGVRKFCKQETVVVPRTNVGAGGSYYNNSEKALARMNKLMTKLSLARPRRKAK from the coding sequence ATGACAGCGACGCCAGATGTTGATCTGACCGGAGAGTTCACGGGTTCCGGCACCATTCACAACCCCGCGACCGGTGCCGTCGCCGGCCAGGTGACCTGGACCGACGCCGCCGACGTGCCGCGTATCGCGGCCGGACTGCGGGAAGCGCAGAAGGAATGGGAAGCCCGCGGCGCCAAGGGCCGCGCCAAGGTCCTGTCCCGCTACGCGGTGTGGCTGGGGGACCACCGCGACGAGATCGAGAAACTCCTGATCGCCGAGACCGGTAAGTCGGCAATGGACGCCGCGCAGGAAGTCCCGCTGCTGATCATGATCCTGTCGTACTACATCAAGGTGGTCGAGAAGGCGATGGCGCCCGACTCCCGCCCGGCCCCGCTGCCCTTCCTGTCCATCAAGAAGATCGCCGTGCATTACCGGCCGCGTCCCGTCATCGGCATCATCGCGCCGTGGAACTACCCCGTCGCCAACGCCATGATGGACGCCATCGGCGCCCTGGCCGCCGGCTGCGCGGTACTGCTCAAGCCGTCCGAGCGCACCCCGCTGACCGCCGAGGTACTGCTGCGGGGCTGGCTGGATTCCGGTGCACCTGAGGTATTCGCCTTGGCGCAGGGTGCGCGTGCGGTGTCGGAGGCCGTCATCGACAACTCCGACTACATCCAGTTCACCGGTTCCAGCGCGACCGGGGCCAAGGTGATGGAGCGTGCCGCCCGCCGCCTGACCCCGGTGAGCTTGGAGCTCGGCGGTAAGGACCCGATGATCGTGCTGGAGGACGCCGACGTCGACCTGGCAGCCAACGCCGCGGTGTGGGGCGCGATGTTCAACGCCGGCCAGACCTGTGTGTCCGTCGAGCGGGTGTATGCGCTTGAATCCGTCTACGACCAGTTCGTCGCCGCCACCGTGAAAGCCGTCGAGAACCTCAAGATGGGCACCGGCGAGGGCTACCACTTCGGATCGCAGATCGACGAGAGCCAGGTGGCGATCACCGAACGGCACGTCGACGCCGCCGTCGCCGCCGGCGCGAAGGCGCTGACCGGCGGCAAGCGCCCAGAAGGCGGCGGCAGCTTCTTCGAACCGACCGTCCTCGTCGACGTCGACCACTCGATGGCCTGCATGACCGAGGAGACCTTCGGGCCGACGCTGCCGATCATGAAGGTGTCCTCGGTCGAGGAGGCGGTCCGGCTGGCCAACGACAGCCCGTACGGTCTGAGCGCCTCGGTGTTCTCCAAGGACGTCGAGCGGGCCAAAGCGATTGCGCTGCAGCTCGATTGTGGTGCGGTCAACGTCAACGACGTCATCTCCAACCTGATGTGCACCACCGCCCCGATGGGCGGTTGGAAGACCTCGGGCATCGGTGCCCGCTTCGGCGGCGTCGACGGGGTGCGCAAGTTCTGCAAGCAGGAAACCGTGGTGGTGCCGCGCACCAACGTCGGCGCCGGCGGCAGCTACTACAACAACTCCGAGAAGGCGCTGGCCCGGATGAACAAGCTGATGACCAAACTGTCGTTGGCACGCCCGCGTCGTAAGGCCAAGTGA
- a CDS encoding phosphatase PAP2 family protein: protein MIVRWWPVVGLTAMVLLGWAVRTGPVPIDDWFQHVGAELGSYRITFLVFSKPVVVAAALLVGIIVALRRHRRRLALAMVVCPLSAIIIVRVIKPLFGREKGGALAYPSGHTTFLVAVTSLLVLLAGMRLWALLVAVSVVLLAGFGLSTTFHYFTDTVGGVLLGASVVGIAAIFARDGHRDGVDGPSPDLR, encoded by the coding sequence GTGATCGTCCGGTGGTGGCCGGTGGTCGGCCTCACCGCCATGGTGCTGCTCGGCTGGGCGGTACGCACCGGACCGGTGCCGATCGATGACTGGTTTCAGCACGTCGGGGCCGAGCTCGGTTCGTATCGGATCACGTTCCTGGTGTTCAGCAAGCCGGTGGTGGTGGCGGCCGCGTTGCTCGTCGGCATCATCGTGGCACTGCGGCGGCACCGTCGACGGTTGGCGCTCGCCATGGTGGTGTGCCCGCTGTCGGCGATCATCATCGTGCGCGTCATCAAGCCGCTCTTCGGCAGGGAGAAGGGTGGCGCGCTGGCCTATCCCAGCGGCCACACCACCTTCCTCGTGGCCGTGACGAGCCTGCTCGTGCTGCTGGCAGGTATGCGGCTATGGGCTCTGCTCGTGGCGGTCAGCGTCGTCCTGCTCGCCGGGTTCGGCCTGTCGACGACCTTTCACTACTTCACCGACACGGTGGGCGGGGTGCTGCTGGGCGCCTCGGTGGTGGGTATCGCCGCGATTTTCGCCCGCGATGGACACCGTGACGGGGTGGATGGCCCCTCGCCGGACCTTCGCTGA
- a CDS encoding mycothiol transferase: MSAADSDADSGAVRELLRDGFTRLIEHVDDLTDGLTEEVSSYRPTPQANSIAWLIWHSARCQDLQLCDVAGIEQVWTRDGWKDRFGLDLPSNDIGYGHSPEDVAKVHAPADLLAGYYLAVHKATLAYIAGVTAAELGRIVDTRWNPPVTASARLVSILDDCAQHLGQAAYLRGIVA, translated from the coding sequence ATGAGTGCCGCTGATTCCGACGCTGATTCTGGTGCCGTCCGCGAACTGCTGCGCGACGGATTCACCCGGCTCATCGAGCATGTCGACGATCTCACCGACGGGCTGACCGAGGAGGTGTCGAGTTACCGGCCGACCCCGCAGGCCAACAGCATCGCCTGGCTGATCTGGCACAGCGCACGCTGCCAGGACCTGCAGTTGTGCGACGTCGCCGGGATCGAGCAGGTGTGGACCCGTGACGGCTGGAAGGACCGGTTCGGGCTCGACCTGCCGAGCAACGACATCGGGTACGGCCACAGCCCCGAGGACGTGGCGAAGGTGCATGCCCCGGCCGACCTGCTGGCCGGCTACTACCTGGCCGTGCACAAGGCGACGCTGGCCTACATCGCCGGGGTGACCGCCGCCGAACTCGGCCGCATCGTCGACACCCGGTGGAATCCGCCGGTGACGGCGAGCGCACGGCTGGTCAGCATCCTCGACGATTGCGCCCAGCATCTGGGTCAGGCGGCGTATCTGCGCGGCATCGTCGCGTGA
- a CDS encoding serine/threonine-protein kinase, whose product MPLNSGDMFAGYTIQRLLGSGGMGEVYLARHPRLPRQDALKIMPASLTGDAQYRDRFNREADIAASLWHPHIVGLHDRGEYEGQLWIAMDYVDGTDAARHVRDRHPDGMPLREAVEIVTAIAEALDYAHERNLLHRDVKPANILLTGPEVARRRILLADFGVARRIDDISGLTATNMAVGSMAYSAPEQLLGQPVDGRADQYALAASTFHLLAGHSPFHHSNPAVVISKQLNELPPSLGTERPELAYLDEVVLKGMSKDRADRYPRCSDFAKGLAGARPTARPAAPLPQQPPAPQRPQPVSSEPPRVITAPGFTAPAHPVVGAPHSSPHWSGPSPIPHPRRPQKVSAARVVVPSVLAVILLCAIGFAISQFVRDVPVAQTTPSWQPYVDAAETFALHTVTVSADTVDTDLAMIMDGATDEFRADLQNQAPQIKKKATDLGVMTDGTVTGAGIESLFSDEAVVLVTVDTKVTVTTNRVGVVSLQRVRVTVAHVDGSYKASKLEFVN is encoded by the coding sequence ATGCCGTTGAATTCCGGTGACATGTTCGCCGGGTACACGATTCAACGCCTGCTCGGTTCTGGCGGTATGGGCGAGGTCTATCTGGCCCGGCATCCGCGACTCCCCCGCCAGGACGCGCTGAAGATCATGCCGGCCTCGTTGACCGGTGACGCGCAGTATCGCGACCGGTTCAATCGCGAGGCCGACATCGCCGCCTCGCTCTGGCATCCCCACATCGTCGGCCTGCATGATCGCGGTGAATACGAGGGGCAGCTGTGGATCGCGATGGACTATGTCGACGGCACCGACGCCGCGCGACACGTGCGTGACCGTCACCCCGACGGGATGCCGCTGCGGGAGGCGGTCGAGATCGTCACCGCGATCGCCGAGGCCCTCGACTACGCCCACGAACGCAACCTGCTGCACCGCGACGTAAAGCCGGCCAACATCCTGCTGACCGGACCGGAAGTGGCCCGTCGCCGAATCCTGTTGGCCGACTTCGGTGTTGCCCGCCGCATCGACGACATCAGCGGCCTCACCGCCACGAACATGGCCGTCGGATCGATGGCCTACTCCGCTCCCGAGCAACTCCTGGGGCAGCCGGTGGATGGCCGCGCCGACCAATATGCGTTGGCGGCCAGTACATTTCATCTCCTGGCCGGTCACTCGCCTTTCCATCACTCCAACCCGGCCGTGGTGATCAGCAAGCAACTCAACGAACTCCCGCCGAGCCTGGGAACCGAACGCCCCGAACTGGCCTACCTGGACGAGGTGGTGCTCAAGGGGATGTCCAAGGACCGGGCCGACCGGTACCCGCGGTGCAGCGATTTCGCCAAGGGGCTCGCCGGCGCCCGACCGACGGCCAGGCCGGCGGCCCCGCTCCCGCAGCAGCCCCCGGCACCGCAACGGCCACAACCCGTCTCGTCCGAGCCCCCGAGGGTCATCACGGCCCCGGGGTTCACCGCGCCCGCTCACCCGGTGGTCGGCGCTCCGCATTCCTCCCCGCACTGGTCGGGACCGAGCCCGATCCCACACCCTCGGCGCCCCCAGAAGGTCAGTGCGGCAAGGGTTGTGGTGCCCAGCGTGCTGGCGGTAATCCTGTTGTGCGCCATCGGTTTCGCGATCAGCCAATTCGTCCGCGACGTCCCGGTGGCGCAAACCACCCCGTCGTGGCAGCCGTACGTGGACGCCGCCGAGACGTTCGCGCTGCATACCGTCACCGTCAGCGCAGACACCGTCGACACCGATCTCGCGATGATCATGGACGGAGCCACCGACGAGTTCCGCGCCGATCTGCAGAACCAGGCCCCCCAGATCAAGAAGAAGGCCACGGACCTGGGTGTGATGACCGACGGGACCGTCACCGGAGCCGGCATCGAATCGTTGTTCTCCGACGAGGCCGTCGTACTCGTCACCGTCGACACCAAGGTCACCGTCACGACCAACCGGGTCGGAGTGGTTTCGCTGCAGAGGGTCAGGGTCACCGTCGCGCACGTCGACGGCAGTTACAAGGCCTCGAAGCTGGAGTTCGTGAACTGA
- a CDS encoding VOC family protein codes for MIDHFGINCTDWAKSKEFYDTVLGVLGYRRQLDYQVAIGYGSEGKPDFWIADASAGDAGGPNREIHVAFHAADTEAVQAFYDAALSLGAESLHAPRLWPEYHPGYFGAFVRDPDGNNVEAVFHGAAAQ; via the coding sequence GTGATCGATCACTTTGGAATCAACTGCACGGACTGGGCCAAATCGAAGGAGTTCTACGACACTGTGCTGGGCGTACTCGGCTACCGCCGGCAATTGGACTACCAGGTCGCCATCGGTTACGGCAGTGAAGGTAAGCCCGACTTCTGGATCGCCGACGCCAGTGCCGGCGACGCCGGCGGGCCCAATCGGGAAATCCACGTCGCGTTTCATGCGGCCGATACCGAGGCCGTGCAGGCGTTCTACGACGCGGCCCTGAGCTTGGGTGCCGAGTCGCTGCACGCGCCACGCCTGTGGCCCGAATACCACCCGGGCTACTTCGGTGCGTTCGTTCGCGATCCCGACGGAAACAACGTCGAAGCGGTGTTCCACGGGGCGGCGGCGCAGTAG